TTGGGCGAGTACTATGCCTTTTTGCTTTTAGCAACCTCGGGCATGATGTTAATGGTGTCAGGGTCGGACCTCATTACCATTTATTTAGGTCTGGAGTTAACAGCCATCTCGCTTTACGTACTGGCGGGGTTTAAACGGTTTGAACCAAAATCTACAGAAGCATCCGCCAAATATTTTGTTCTCAGTTCATTTTCTTCTGGAATCCTCCTTTATGGCATTTCCCTTCTTTATGGTCTAACTGGGACCACCCATTTAAAAGGGGTTTCTGCTTTTATTGTTCAAACAGAATTCTCAGGTCCGGCGTTGATACTAGCCGTTATTCTTTTGGTGATTGGGTTTGGTTTTAAAGTTGCAGCCGTTCCGTTTCATATGTGGGCCCCGGATGTCTACCAAGGGGCTCCAACCTCAGTGACGGCTTTTATGTCGGTTGGCCCCAAAGCGGCTAGCTTCGCCATATTTTTACGTGTCTTTTTAGAAGCCTTCGGTGGAATTAAAGAAAATTGGACCGCCCTTTTGATTGTTTTATCCGTTGCAACGATGATACTTGGAAATGTGGTTGCAATTTCTCAAACAAATATAAAACGGATGCTGGCCTATTCGAGTATAGCCCATGCGGGGTACGCCCTGATCGGTTTGGTGGTGGGTAATCAGGATGGTATCTCTAGTCTCCTCCTTTATTTATTCATTTATGCTTTTATGAATTTAGGGGCATTTGGCGTGGTGATTCTCATCAGACGGGGTGAGATGGAAGGGGTAGAAATTAAGGATTTTTCGGGTTTGGCAAAACGTAACCCCTTGGCTGCACTGGTCATGCTGGTTTTTATGTTTTCCCTGACCGGTATTCCTCCTACCGCAGGGTTTATCGGAAAGTTTTATATCTTTATGGCGGCCGTCCAAGCCGATTTGGTTTGGCTTGCGGTCATTGGTGTTCTCCTTTCAGCGGTTTCGGCCTATTATTATCTCCGGGTGGTTATGGTGATGTATATGCAAGAACCCGAACAAGAATTTGAATTGGCCACCTCACCAGCAATGTCCATTGCACTTCTGGTTGCGGTTGGGGTAATCATGGCCATCGGGGTATACCCCGACCCAATCGTTAGCTATGCACAGAGTTCAATTTTAAATATTCAATAAAGCCTGTTCATGGTTTGAAGGATTTTTTGGGGATCAGAACCGTTAGGGTGTGGGAGAGAATGGTTTCGTGAGGGGGGAAATTGTTTTCTAGCTTTTTTCTTTTACCTTGGTTCGATTTTCAGAATAACATTTTGGACAAACCCCAGAAAACTCGACCTTATGGCTCAACCCATCATATTTCCCTTTGATGGAGTCCGGGATTAAAATCTGGTCCAAGGTGGGTTCATGAATATCATCAATTCTTTTACACTTCACACAAACCACATGATGGTGGATACCCAAATTGGCATCATATCGTGCTTGGTGCCAGGGATTGACCTCCGTAATGAGTCCCAGTCCTTTTAGGGTCTCAAGGGTGGTGTAAATGGTATTTCGCGAAAGCATAGGATAATCCCCTTTGATGCTTTGATAAATTTCTTCTGGACTGGGGTGATCTTTGCTCTTTTTTAATGCCTCATAAACGGCTAGTCTTTGGTGGGTCAGCTTAAGCCCATGTTTTTTAAACTCTTCTGAAACATTAATCGTTTGTTC
This genomic window from Nitrospiria bacterium contains:
- a CDS encoding transcriptional repressor; protein product: MKEQTINVSEEFKKHGLKLTHQRLAVYEALKKSKDHPSPEEIYQSIKGDYPMLSRNTIYTTLETLKGLGLITEVNPWHQARYDANLGIHHHVVCVKCKRIDDIHEPTLDQILIPDSIKGKYDGLSHKVEFSGVCPKCYSENRTKVKEKS
- a CDS encoding NADH-quinone oxidoreductase subunit N; protein product: MTFPITDLYAILPELIIVLYACIILVFDPFISNEKKVHLAWTSLLALGLAFFASYRFMSLEIEAFSGMFILDPFSTFFKFLFYTITAITILMSINYLKLEGVHLGEYYAFLLLATSGMMLMVSGSDLITIYLGLELTAISLYVLAGFKRFEPKSTEASAKYFVLSSFSSGILLYGISLLYGLTGTTHLKGVSAFIVQTEFSGPALILAVILLVIGFGFKVAAVPFHMWAPDVYQGAPTSVTAFMSVGPKAASFAIFLRVFLEAFGGIKENWTALLIVLSVATMILGNVVAISQTNIKRMLAYSSIAHAGYALIGLVVGNQDGISSLLLYLFIYAFMNLGAFGVVILIRRGEMEGVEIKDFSGLAKRNPLAALVMLVFMFSLTGIPPTAGFIGKFYIFMAAVQADLVWLAVIGVLLSAVSAYYYLRVVMVMYMQEPEQEFELATSPAMSIALLVAVGVIMAIGVYPDPIVSYAQSSILNIQ